The Erwinia sorbitola nucleotide sequence CCTGGACAATGCTGGTCACCGGGTCGCTGATCACTGAATCCGCAGGCAGTCCGTCGTACACTACCAGCTCAATGCGCTGTGATCCGGTGATAAAACCTGCTTCCCGCAGGGCAATTGCCGCGCCGTCACCCAGCATATTACAGTCGGCCATCACCACCTGCGGTCGCCGGGCCTGCGCCAGCAGCTGCCGGGTCAGACGGTATCCTTCCCGGCGTGTAGGATCGACCTGCCAGCATGCATCCTGTGCCAGGCCGCGCTGTGCCAGCGTATCAAGAAATCCCTGACGGCGTTGATCAACAAACGTCTGATCGTGATGGCTGCCGAGCCAGGCAAAGCGTTGCAGCCCGCGATCGGCATAATGCGTTACCGCGAGTGCAGGCCCGTTATAGTTATCGAAATCGAACCAGGCATAAGGGCTGTCCAGCTCGCTGCGGCCTAAAGCCAGAAATGGAAATGCCAGCTGTTGCAGCTTGATCAGGCGGCTATCGTGACGGGCAGTATGGGCAACGATCAGCGCATCCACGCACTTGGTGCGCAGCATACGCTGCATACCGCGATGGTCGTCATGGGTATCGTCAGCGATGATCAGTAAATCCACATCCGCGCGCGCAAGCGATTGCGCGATAGCGCCCATCATTTCGACGAAGCTGATATCGTTAAACGGAAGGGGAGTGACGGGAAACAGCAGACCGACAGCGTTGGTGCGCCCGGTTTTCAGACGTCGCGCAACAGCATTGGGACGATATCCCCGCCGCCTGGCTTCCTGTTGGATCCGCTGACGAGTCTCTTCTGCCACATCATCATAGCCATTCAGGGCCCGACTGACGGTGGTCACAGAGAGACCGAGTGCGCTGGCAATAGCTTTGAGTGACATGTGTGCGTGTAGTGATCAATTTCTGCGCAGGGTAGCACATATTGCGCAGTCTCACTATGATACGGGAGTTTTATTCCAAAATACTGGAATAACCATCCCGGCGCTGAACTACCGGGATGGCGGAACAGTTACAGCGGGCTGAGAGTGATCTCAACGCGACGGTTTTGCGCTTTGCCTTCTGCGGTGCTGTTTGAGGCGATAGGATTATCCGGGCCCATACCCTGAGTACGCACGCGGCTTGCCGCAACGCCCTGGGTGATCAGTGCGCTGCCCACACCATCAGCACGCTGCTGGGAGAGGGACATATTCAGCTGGCGGCTGCCGCTGCTGTCGGTATAACCAATAACGTTAACCGCAGTTTTTGGATACTCTTTCAGCACCATTGCCACGCCGGTCAGGGTATTGGCACCCGCTGGTTTCAGCGTGCTGCTATTGGTGTCAAAGGTGACGTTATTAGGCATATTCAGCACAATATTATCGCCGTTACGAGTGACGCTAACGCCCGTGCCTCTCATTTTATCGCGCAGTTTAGCTTCCTGCACATCCATGTAATAACCCGCACCGCCGCCCAGTGCAGCACCGGCCGCAGCGCCGATCAATGCCCCTTTACCCCGATCTTTCTTGGAGGAGGAGAGCATGCCAACACCGGCACCCAATGCAGCACCGATGCCTGCACCAATGCCAGATTTACCCGCTTCGCGTTCGCCGGTGTAAGGGTTAGTAGTACAGCCAGCCACGGTCAGGGTGCCGCACAGCACCAGGGCGAGTGTGATGACGCTTTTCTTCATGGGGGGATCCCTCTCTTTCGCTGCAATTGGACAAAGTTGCCCGTAAACGCGGCCATTATGCCGCTGAAATGTGGAGGAAATACCCAGGCTTATTCCCAAATTTGTAAGCGAAAGCTACTTCTGGTTATCAGGGTGGCAAAAACAGGTGGTGGTATGTTCGCTGATCAGCCCGCAGGCCTGCATAAATGAGTAACAGGTGGTTGAACCAACAAATTTGAAACCGCGTTTTTTCAGCGCTTTTGACATGGCGTCGGAGACAGGGCTGGTCGCAGGAGCAGTACGATAGTCAGTAAAACGGCTGACCTGTGTCTGATTCTCCACAAAGTTCCAGATAAAGCTATTAAATGCTTCTCCGGCTGCTTCCATCGCCAGCAGCGCACGAGCATTGGCGATTATGGCGCTAATTTTGCCTCGGTGGCGGATAATGCCACTCTCCTGCATCAGACGCTCAATATCGGCCTCATCCATCGCTGCTACCGCCCGGACATCAAAATGATGAAACAGACGGCGGTAATTTTCGCGCTTTTTCAGCACGGTCAGCCAGGATAATCCCGCTACCTGACCTTCAAGGCAGATCATTTCAAAGAGTGCCTGGGTGTCAGTGTGGGGAACGCCCCATTCACTGTCGTGATAGGCGATATATAACGGATCTGCGGAAACCCAGCCACAACGTTGCATTGCACTCTTCCCTTTACTGGTTATTTATCCAGCATATTAACGGAACATCTGACCGTCGCGCAACAGATGTTCGTTACCTTTACGGCGGGTAAAACCGCAGTTGTCGAAAAATTCGAGGATCTGCACAGCCAGCTTACGGCCAACGCCCAACCGGTCGCGGAAATCTCCGGCACTGGTTCCCTCTCCGTCGCCCGCCCGATCGCAGATGATTGCGGCAAAGCGGGCAAGCTGCTCATGGCTGTAGTAGCGGTCGTTTACAATCGCGGTGATGGCACCGCTCTGCGACGCTTTACGCAGCGTCTGGCGCATCAGCTCTTCGCTGCAACCTACTTTATTTGCCAGGTCGCGCACCCACCAGGCTTCAGCGGCAAAGAGCGGCGCTGCCTGCTGCCAGATGGCAGCCTCCCGATCATCAAAACTGATCTTAAAATCGGGCAGATGCAGCCAGCCGTGGTTGTTAATCAGCTTCTGCTGCTCGATTAACCGATCGATAATGGCCAGCACCAGTTCTGCCGGCTGAGTGGGGAATGCCATGCGGCGCAGACGATCGCGGCCAATCCCTGGACGATCGCTATGCTGCTGGTGATAATTTTCCAGCGTGCTGAGTAATGCTGACTGCCAGTCGAGGGCTGTTTGCGGCAGCAGCAGGTAGCCTGCGGCCTGAATAAACTTTGCATCATTCAGCGTGGCGATCAGGGCGCTGCCGCTGCGCTGGAAAAACCAGTTAAGCTCCTCCATGTGCCAGGGATGCCGCTGCAACAGTAGCTCCAGCCTGTCAGCCGAATTTGTGGCCGCTTCCAGCTGGTGCAGCCAGTTAAGGAAGGCGGGCTGGCGTTTGCCCCTTTTAGGTGATGTCAGCAGCAGCACTTTGGCCCCGGCCAGCGTCTGACGGGCGCTGATATCCCGCAGAATCAGCCGGTCATTACCCGCCAGCCACAGCGGGCTGTCGAGCAGCAGCTCGGCCAGACGGTCGTCCAGCAGAGAAATACGCCCGGTGATATGTCTGGCACCGTGATGAATATGCAGCGGCTGGCCCTGATGCAGCGGCTGGTGTGATTGCAGACTGACAATAACCCGCTCATAGGGCTGTTCCGGGGCGGCAGTCAGCAGCCAGTCGCCGCGGCTGACCCCTTCTTTTTCAACACCACCGCTAAGATTCAGTGCAATGCGCTGCCCGGCGCGGGCAAATTCCGTCGGCTGGTTCTGCGCATGAAGGTTGCGCACCCGCACCGGTTTGTTCATGCCGGTCAGCCACAGCGAGTCTCCGATGCGCACCTCACCGGACAGTGCGGTGCCGGTGACGACGACCCCGGCGCCTTTAACGCTAAACACCCGATCAATCGCCAGGCGGAACAGCTGCTCCTGCTGATGCTGGCGTGCGGAGAGCTGACGCAGATGATCGCTCAGTTCAGCAATGCCGGTTCCGGTGAGGGTGCTGGTGGTAAACAGCGCGATGTTTTCCCAGCCGAGCTGCCGGGCAAGCTGGCGAATCTGTTGCGCTACCGCGTCCTGTCGGGCGGGTTCCACGCCGTCACATTTAGTAACTGCGACGGTCAGCGCGGGCTGCCCGCTCAGTTGCAGGATCGCCAGATGTTCCTGGGTTTGCGGCATCACGCCGTCATCGGCGGCGACAACCAGCAGGGCGTGATCGATACCGCCGATGCCGCACAGCATATTATTCAGGAATTTTTCATGGCCGGGGACATCGATAAAGCCGGTTATCTGACCATCGGCCTGCGGCCACCAGGCATAACCGAGATCGATACTCATCCCGCGTGATTTTTCTTCCGGCAGGCGGTCGGCATTCATGCCGGTTATCGCCTGAATCAGAGAGGTTTTGCCATGATCAACATGGCCGGCTGTGGCAATAATCATCCCGTAATCATCCTGATAAGTAGTGCTTCATCTTCCAGTGTTCGCAGATCGAGCCACAGGCTGCCATGGTGAATACGCCCGATAACCGGAACCTCACCCGTACGCAGCCGTGCTGCCAGCGCCAGCAGCGTACTGCCGCTGCCGTCGCATGGAGTCAGCGTGAGCGCCACGGAGGGCAGCTGTTCTACCGGTAGTGAGCCGCTGCCAATTTGCGACAGGCAGTCGGCGCACTCCACGGAAAACTGCCCCTCAAGAGCGGTTTGCAGCAGCGGTGCCAGCCGCTCTGCCTGGCGGGCGATATCGGGCAGAGTACGCGTCAGCAGCCGCAGAGTGGGGAGCTGCTGCGCCAGTTTTTCTGGATGCAGATAGAGCTGTAATGTGGCTTCCAGCGCCGCCAGCGTCATTTTATCGACGCGTAATGCTCGCTTCAGCGGATGCTGTTGCAGGCGCTCAATCAGCGCTTTTTTACCGATGATTATCCCCGCCTGTGGCCCACCGAGCAGCTTGTCACCGGAGAAGCTGACAAGGCTGACGCCTGCGGCAATCAGCGCCTGCGGCATGGGTTCAGGAGGCAGGCCGTACAGGGAAAGGTCAATCAGCGATCCGCTACCGAGATCGCTTATCACCGGCAGATTCAGCTCGTTCCCCAACGCCACCAGCTCTTCCTCGCTGACCGCTTTGGTAAAGCCCTGTACCTGGTAGTTGCTGGTATGTACCTTCATCAGCAGCGCGGTCTCTGCCGTGACTGCCTGGCGATAATCTTTCAGGTGGGTGCGGTTAGTGGTGCCAACCTCGTGCAGCGTACAGCCTGCCTGGGTCATCACATCGGGAATGCGGAACGATCCGCCGATCTCTACCAGCTCACCCCGTGATACCACTACCGATTTATCCGGTGCCAGCGCCGCCAGCATTAGCAGCACGGCCGCTGCGTTATTATTAACAATGCAGGCATCTTCCGCGCCAGTCAGCTGGCACAGCAGGTCAGCCAGCGCCCGGTCACGGTGACCACGTCCGGCATCATCCAGCGCATACTCCAGCGTGACGGGTGAGCGCATCACGCGGCTCACCGCACTGACGGCAGGCTCGGCCAGGAGCGCCCGGCCCAGATTGGTATGCAGCACGGTACCGCTGAGGTTCAGCACGGATTGCAGGCCGCTGACGCGGGTTTGTTCCAGCAGGCTGCTGGCGTGTTCCGCCCAGTTATGACTCCATTCGGGGAGCTGTTGATGTTGCTGGATATACTGGCGCGCCTGCTGTTGCAGCAGGCGCAGCAGGGTGACCAGCTGGCGATGGCCCCAGCGGTCACTCAGTGACTGAAAATCTGCCTGGCGCAACAGACTGTCAATGGCGGGAAGTTGGCTAAACAGTGTTTTCATTGGTTAACTCAGGCTGCGGGCGGCTCTGTGCGGGCAAAGCTGTCGCGCTGGAACAGGGTTGTTGCCAACTGCACCAGAGCAGGCCGCTGAACGTTCCAGCCCGGCGCCACGCGGCGGAAATTCAGGTAGCCCAGGGTACAGGCGGTGGCGATGTCTGCCAGCGTCATCTGTTTGCCGTTCAGCCATTTCCCTTGCGCTGCCGCCGCTTCCAGCGCATCCAGTCCGCGCTGAATTTTATCGCGCTGACGCAGCATTTCACTGGCAGACTGCTGATCCGGATCTTTCTGTTGTTCACGAACGATCAGCAGGGCGGCATCACAGACCCCGTCGGCCAGGGTTTCCAGCTGACGTACCTCAAGCTGCGCGCGTGGATCGACAGGCAGAAACGCCGGGTCGAGGTGCAGCAGTTCCAGGTATGCGGCGATGATCGACGAGTTGTACCAAACCGTCTCATCGTCACCAATCAGCGCCGGGACTTTCCCCAGCGGGGTATAGTCTTTGACATGGCTGCCTTCGTGCCAGGGGGATTCATTGACGAATTCGAAGGTCACTCCCTTTTCCAGCAGCATCACTGAAATTTTACGCACATACGGACTGGTGTAATTGCCGATCAGCTTCATGGACTACTCCCCGGGAAATAAAAATGGATTGAGACTGCTGCGGGCAAAGCCTTCTTGCTCCATACGTGCATCGAGGATCAGCGATGCCAGATCGTCTGCCACCGGCTCGACCGCCGGGTCTTTATCCTGGTAAAGCATCTTCAGATAGGTGCCACAGTCGCCGCAGCTTTCGGCTTTGATCGCCGGGTTCTCGCTGTCGAGCGACCAGTAATGGAGGTCGTGCGTCTGTTCACAATTGCTGCATTTGGCGCGCACCACATGCCACTCACTTTCACACAGATTGCAGTGAAGGTAACGTAACCCTTCCCGACCGCCGCCCATGTGGATGATGCTGGTGACCGGAACGCTGGCGCAGACCGGGCAAAACTGACGCTGCTCACCCGCTTCGGCACGGGCTTTTCCTGGGATCAGCGCGGCCATCTGCGCCCAGTAAAGGGAGAGTGCCGCCCAGATAAACGGCGCTCTGTCGCTGCTGACGCGGGAAAACTCATTAGCAAACAGCGCGCTGGCCATGCCTTCAAGTTCCGCTGAGGAGGCTTTCTCCAGATTTTCCAGCACCGACAGCGCCTGGCCGGTCATCTCGGGCTTCAGTTCGGCGATCAGTGAATGCAGCAGGCGCTGCCAGTGTGCGTCACGCGGCAGCGTGTTGATATCCAGCGGCGGCTTACCCTGCTGCGCGCTCTCTTCCAGGCGCTTGCGCAAATCCATCTCTAGCGGGTGGTCGTAAAGAACGATCTCCTGAGCGGTGGCGATCACCGCGGCAAAGCGCAGATAGTCACCTAACGGATTTTTCTCCGCCAGCTGCCGCAAACGAGCGGCGCGGCGCGTGTAGAGCTGTTTCAATCTGGGGAAAAGTAACGGCGGAATGGTCTCCGCCGCCATAAGATCGCTTTTCTCCAGCCGCTCCTGCGGGATAATGCGAATGGTCATCAGGGGCCTTTTTCCTGTTGTTTTTGCCGGTGTTGCTGCTCTTGCTCGCTACGATACCAGCGCGGATGGTGCTTTCTGGCCCAGGCTGCGGTAACCCAGCCTTCAACCATGGCCGTTATCGTGCCTTTTACCCACAGCGCGGCATACACATGCATCATAATTATCGCAATCAGTAGCACCGCAGCGACAGAGTGCACCACCAGCGCTGCACGGATCAGCGGGATGCTGAAGGCGGGAGCAAAATAAGGCCGCCAGATAACAATGCCGCTGGCAAGCAGCAGAATTAAGCTGGCGATAGCAGCCCAAAATACACACTTCTGTCCGAAATTATAGCGCCCGGTATCGCCGACTTCTTCGTTTTGCACAACTTTATGAATGTTTTTTGCCCAAATCAGGTCTTCTCTGTCGAACAGATTGTGCCGCCAGTAGCGTAAAAACATCCGCAGGAAGGCAATAAACATCACTACCCCGATAAAGGGGTGCAGAATACGTGCCAGCTGCGGCGTGCCGAAGATATTCATCAGCCAGTTAAACGACGGGAAGAAAAAACCCAGCCCGCTGACGGAGGCAAAGATAAAACAGAATGCCACCAGCCAGTGGTTGATGCGCTCAGGTGCGCTGTAACGCTGAATACGCTGACGTGGTTTCATCGGTTTTCCTCCTCATCCTGCTCATCTTCATCGGCCCGGTTCGGCCCCACCCCGATATAGTGAAATGCCATTGAAGCAAAGCTGGCAGCAAAGCCCAGCGCTGCCAGGGGTTTCCAGATCCCTTTCCAGAACGTTACCGCCGGGCTGATGGCCGGATCCTGCGGTAGCCCGTGATAGAGCGCTGGCCGGTCAGCATGATGCAGCACATACATAACGTGGGTACCGCCAACACCTGCCGGATCGTACAGACCGGCATTGGCGAAGCCCCGCGTATTCAGCTCGCTGACGCGTTCTGCCGCCAGCGTTTTCATCTCTTCTTTGCTGCCGAAATGAATTGCGCCGGTGGGGCAGGTTTTCACGCAGGCCGGCTCCTGGCCAACGTTCACGCGGTCAACGCACAGCGTGCACTTATACGCCCGGTTATCCTGGGCGTTAATGCGCGGCACGTTGAACGGGCAGCCCGCGATACAGTAGCCGCAGCCAATGCACTGCTCGGACTGGAAGTCGACGATGCCGTTGGCATACTGAATAATCGCACCCTCTGACGGGCAGGATTTCAGGCAGCCAGGGTCGGCACAGTGCATACAGCCGTCCTTGCGGATCAGCCACTCCAGCCTGCCGTTCTCCTCCACTTCAGAAAAGCGCATTACCGTCCAGGATTTGGCGCTCAGATCGGCGGGGTTGTCATACACCCCGACATTACTTCCCACTTCGTCACGCAGGTCGTTCCACTCCGAGCAGGCTACCTGACAGGCTTTGCAGCCAATGCAGGTGGTGACATCAATCAGCTTTGCCACCTCCAGCTGATGGTCACGGGCCTGTGGTGGAGGCGTCAGGCCGCTGGTGGCCGAGCGGCGAATGATGTCCTGTGATTGATAAGCCATCGGTTATACCTTCTCCACGTTAACCAGGAACGCCTTAAACTCCGGCGTTTGCGTGTTGGCATCGCCAACAAACGGCGTCAGGGTGTTGGCGAGGAAGCCTTTCTTCGCCGCGCCCAAAAAGCCCCAGTGAATCGGAATGCCGATGGTATCGACCTCTTTGCCATCCACTGCCAGAGTCCGCAGTCGTTTAGTCACCACCGCTTTGGCTTTGATGTAGCCGCGCTGTGAACTGACTTTGACCGTGTCTCCGTGGCTGATGCCGAGTTTGCCCGCCAGCGTTTCGCCTATTTCGACAAACTGCTCCGGCTGCGCGATAGCATTAAGCCGTGCGTGCTTGGTCCAGTAGTGGAAATGCTCGGTGAGGCGGTAGGTGGTTCCGACATACGGGAACTGCTCTGCCTTGCCCATGGAGGCGAGATCGCCGGGGAACACGCGCGCCGCCGGATTGGATACCACCGCAGGATGCAGCGGGTTAGTGCCAAGCGGGGTTTCAAACGGCTCATAGTGTTCCGGGAACGGCCCTTCCGCCAGCTTGTCGAGCGCAAACAGCCGCCCCATGCCTTCCGGCTGCATGATAAACGGCCCGGCATCGCTGCCCGGCGGTGCAGTACTGTAGTCGGCAATATCCTGTCCGGCCCATTTCGCACCGTCCCAGTGCAGCAGCTGGCGTTTTGGATCCCACGGTTTACCCTGCGGATCGGCAGAAGCGCGGTTATAGAGGATGCGGCGGTTAAGCGGCCATGCCCAGCTCCAGCCTGGGGTATTGCCTAACCCGGCGGGATCGCTGTTATCGCGCTTCGCCATCTGGTTGCCTTCCTGCGTCCAGCTTCCGGCGAAGATCCAGCAGCCGCTGGCAGTGCTGCCGTCGCTGCGCAGCTGGGCGAAGCTGCTGAACTGCTCCCCTTTTTTCACCACCACATGGCCGCTGTCATCCAGCAGATCCTTCAGCGCCCGGCCGTTACTCTCTCTGGCCACCTCTTCGGAGGTTGGAGAGTCAGGAGTCTGGTAGTCCCAGCTCATATTCAGAACGGCTTCCGGCAGCGCTCCGCCTTCCTGCGCATACAGCTGGCGCAGGCGGCGATAAATCCCGGCGAGGATTTCGCCATCATTGCGCGATTCACCCGGGCCATCTGCCCCTTTCCAGTGCCACTGTAGCCAGCGGGCGGAGTTGACGATTGACCCGTTTTCCTCGGCAAAGCAGGTGGACGGCAGGCGGAACACTTCCGTTGCGATCTGAGATGGTTCGGTGCGATTAAATTCGCCATGATTTTCCCAGAAGCTGGCGGTTTCGGTGGTGAGCGGATCGATAACCACCAGGAATTTCAGCTTCGCCAGCGACTCTGCCACCTTCTGCTTGTGCGGGAATGAAGCCAGCGGATTAAAGCCCTGGCAGAGATAGCCGTTGACCTCGCCGCGATGCATCATGTCGAAATACTGCAACACGTCGTAGCCTTTATCCCACTTCGGCAGCCAGTCGAATCCCCAGCTGTTTTCCGCCTGTGCATGCTCGCCGTAGAAGGCTTTCATCAGGCTGATAAAGAACTTTGGATAGTTACTCCAGTAGTTCACCTGACCTGGCAGCAGTGCTTTCGGCGTGTTTGCGCTCAGGTAGCTGTTGAGATCGGTCTGATGCTCTGAGGGCAGCGTCATATAGCCCGGCAGGCTTTGCGAAAGCAGACCGAGATCGGTCAGCCCCTGGATATTGGAGTGGCCGCGCAGCGCATTGATACCGCCACCCGCCATACCCATATTGCCCAGCAGCAGCTGGATCATCGCCATGGTGCGGATGTTCTGTGCGCCGATCGAGTGCTGCGTCCAGCCAAGTGCATAGAGGAACGAAGCCGTGCGATCCGGAGCGCTGGTGGCCGCCAGCAGTTCACAAACGTGCAGGAAGTCCGCCCGCGGCGTGCCGCAGATACGTTCAACTATTTCAGGCGTGTAGCGACTGACATGGGTTTTCAGCAGGTTCCACACACAGCGTGGATGCGTCAGCGTGGTGTCACGCTGTGCAAAACCCTGCTCATCCAGCGCATAGTGCCAGCTGGTTTTGTCATAGCTTCGGGTTGCCGCATCGTAGCCGCTAAACAGGCCGTCATCGAAGCTAAAGTCATCGCGCACAATGAGGCTGGCGTTAGTATAAGCCGCCACATACTCATGCTGGATGGTGTCATTTTCGATCAGATAGCGCAGCACGCCCGACAGGAATGTAATGTCGGTGCCGGATCGAATAGGCGTGTAGAAATCAGCCACCGATGCCGTACGCGTAAAGCGCGGATCGATAACGATCAGTTTCGCATTGTTATGGATTTTGGCTTCCATCGCCCAGCGGAATCCTACCGGATGCGCTTCAGCGGCGTTGCCACCCATCACAATAATCAGATTGGCATTGCGGATGTCGACCCAGTGGTTGGTCATCGCACCGCGACCGAACGTTGGAGCAAGACTTGCTACCGTAGGTCCGTGTCAAACGCGCGCCTGGTTGTCGACGGCAAGCATGCCGAGGGAACGGGTCATCTTCTGGGTGAGATAGCCGGTTTCATTGCTGGCAGCGGAGGCACACAGCATTCCGGTACTGAGCCAGCGGTTGACGGTGACACCATCTTTATTCTGCGCGATAAAATTGGCGTCACGATCGTCTTTCATCAGCCTGGCAATGCGGGTAAAAGCATCATCCCAGCTGATACGCTGCCATTTATCAGAACCGGCAGCGCGGTATTCTGGATATTTCAGGCGGTTTTCACTTTGAATAAAGTCGAGCAGTCCAGCCCCTTTCGGGCACAGGGCACCGCGGCTCACCGGGTGATCGGGGTCGCCTTCAATGTGGAATATCTGCTCTTTAACATTTTTTGCACCGTCGCCGAGGCTGTACATCAGCAGGCCGCAGCCCACCGAGCAGTAGGTGCAGGTGTTGCGTGTTTCACGGGCGCGCAACAGTTTGTACTGGCGGCTTTCTGCCAGCGCAGCGGTAGGCACAAAGCCCAGAGCGGCAGCGGTGGTTCCCGCCATTCCTGCCGCACAGATTTTAAAAAATCGTCTTCTGCTGACTTTCATAACGTCATTCCTGATTCGACACGGGTCAATTTTTTTGCGCAGCAAAGGTGAGAGGTTCACAATGAGCACAGGCGCCTTTTTAAACGCGCACGAGTTTAAATAATACCACAAAAAAAATAGGGTTGATGGGGCAGGCTAAATTCAGTGAGTGAAAAACAGCACAAAAAAGAGGGAATTCTGTCACCGGTATCTGGCGCACGTCAGATTGCGGTATGGCAGCGCGATGCCTTGCAACAGCCGCAGCCGGACTGGCTGGCAGAGGAAGTTCCGGTGGCGCTGGTGTACAACGGTATTTCTCATGTGGTGATGATGGCGACGCCGAAAGATCTGGAGGCATTTGCCATCGGCTTTTCGTTATCGGAGGGTATTATTGCCTCGCCGGCGGATATTTTCGGTATCGACGTAGTCACGGTTTGCCAGGGAATTGAGGTGCAGGTGGAGCTTTCCAGCCGCCGTTTTATGGCGTTAAAGGAGCAGCGCCGTGCTATGGCCGGCCGCACCGGCTGCGGGGTGTGTGGCGTGGAGCAGCTGGCGGAAATTGGTAAGCCAGTCGAGCCGCTGCCATTTACCCACTCATTTGCCTTAGAGCATCTTGACCATGCGCTGAATCAGCTGAAGTCATTCCAGCCCGTAGGCCAGCTAACCGGCTGTACTCATGCCGCCGCATGGGTTACCCCTGCCGGAGAGTTAAGCCTCGGCTGTGAAGATGTGGGCCGGCATGTGGCGCTGGATAAGCTGCTGGGAATGCGCAGCAAAGAGCCAGCGGCGGCGGGCGCGGTGCTGGTCTCCAGCCGCGCCAGCTATGAGATGGTGCAGAAGTCTGCCATGTGCGGTGTTGAGATTCTGTTTGCCGTCTCCGCCGCTACACAGCTGGCGGTAGAGGTGGCGCAGCGCTGCAATCTGACGCTGGTAGGTTTCAGCAAGCCGGGACGCGCCACGGTGTATACGCATCCGCAGAGGTTGCTTTAAGCCAGCACCACCTGGGTGAGCACCTGCTGTAGAGCGATGCAGGCGGGCAGAGTGGCGGCGCTGCTGTCGGTAACCAGCGTGCTGACCTGCTCAATGCTGGCATAATTCATCCGGCTGTTAACACCGAGCTTGCTGTGATCGGCCAGCAATATCAGCCGCCCGGCCTGGCGCGTCATGGCGCGCGCGATGGCCGCTTCGTGCGGCTGGAAACTGCTGGCACCGTGTTTGGCGTCCAGTCCGACCGGAGAAAGCAGCGCAACGTCAGCGCGGAAGCGGTAGATCTCATCGATGGTCAGCTCTCCGCGTGTCTCCTGTGCGCCAGCCTGCATATTACCGCCCAGCAGAATCACCTGATTATTCAGTGTCTCATGCTCTTCAGCCGCACAGAGTTTTAATGCCGCGTTGAGGCTGTTGGTGACGATGGTCAGACCCGACATAGAACGCAGCTCTTCCGCCAGCATGGTGGTAGTGCTGCCCGCATCCATAAATACCGTCTGCCCCGGCTGTAACAGCTGTACCGCCGCGCGTGCAATCGCCCGCTTCTCTTTGGCCATTACCGAACTGCGCACCGTCAGCGGTGGTTCCGGTGTGGCATTCAGCGCCACCAGGCCACCGTGAACGCGTTTTGCCAGCCCTTCAGCTTCCAGCTCAATCATGTCGCGGCGGGCCGTTTCACGTGAAATACCCAGCTCTTTGATGATTCGTTCGGTGCTCACCTGGTTGAGGGTACTGAGCAGCGCCCGGATGCGATGTAAACGTGTTTCCTGCAACATCATTCTGCTTTCCTGTAGATGATTCACCGACATAGCCTAACCGACATTAACGCGCCGTGCATGTGTATTTTATTGCGTTTGTGTATTTGGTTGCATTTCACAAAAAAGTTGCCATGATGAAGGTCAGACATTGCTGACTGCCTGTCTCCG carries:
- the fdoI gene encoding formate dehydrogenase cytochrome b556 subunit; this translates as MKPRQRIQRYSAPERINHWLVAFCFIFASVSGLGFFFPSFNWLMNIFGTPQLARILHPFIGVVMFIAFLRMFLRYWRHNLFDREDLIWAKNIHKVVQNEEVGDTGRYNFGQKCVFWAAIASLILLLASGIVIWRPYFAPAFSIPLIRAALVVHSVAAVLLIAIIMMHVYAALWVKGTITAMVEGWVTAAWARKHHPRWYRSEQEQQHRQKQQEKGP
- the fdnG gene encoding formate dehydrogenase-N subunit alpha, which codes for MKVSRRRFFKICAAGMAGTTAAALGFVPTAALAESRQYKLLRARETRNTCTYCSVGCGLLMYSLGDGAKNVKEQIFHIEGDPDHPVSRGALCPKGAGLLDFIQSENRLKYPEYRAAGSDKWQRISWDDAFTRIARLMKDDRDANFIAQNKDGVTVNRWLSTGMLCASAASNETGYLTQKMTRSLGMLAVDNQARVUHGPTVASLAPTFGRGAMTNHWVDIRNANLIIVMGGNAAEAHPVGFRWAMEAKIHNNAKLIVIDPRFTRTASVADFYTPIRSGTDITFLSGVLRYLIENDTIQHEYVAAYTNASLIVRDDFSFDDGLFSGYDAATRSYDKTSWHYALDEQGFAQRDTTLTHPRCVWNLLKTHVSRYTPEIVERICGTPRADFLHVCELLAATSAPDRTASFLYALGWTQHSIGAQNIRTMAMIQLLLGNMGMAGGGINALRGHSNIQGLTDLGLLSQSLPGYMTLPSEHQTDLNSYLSANTPKALLPGQVNYWSNYPKFFISLMKAFYGEHAQAENSWGFDWLPKWDKGYDVLQYFDMMHRGEVNGYLCQGFNPLASFPHKQKVAESLAKLKFLVVIDPLTTETASFWENHGEFNRTEPSQIATEVFRLPSTCFAEENGSIVNSARWLQWHWKGADGPGESRNDGEILAGIYRRLRQLYAQEGGALPEAVLNMSWDYQTPDSPTSEEVARESNGRALKDLLDDSGHVVVKKGEQFSSFAQLRSDGSTASGCWIFAGSWTQEGNQMAKRDNSDPAGLGNTPGWSWAWPLNRRILYNRASADPQGKPWDPKRQLLHWDGAKWAGQDIADYSTAPPGSDAGPFIMQPEGMGRLFALDKLAEGPFPEHYEPFETPLGTNPLHPAVVSNPAARVFPGDLASMGKAEQFPYVGTTYRLTEHFHYWTKHARLNAIAQPEQFVEIGETLAGKLGISHGDTVKVSSQRGYIKAKAVVTKRLRTLAVDGKEVDTIGIPIHWGFLGAAKKGFLANTLTPFVGDANTQTPEFKAFLVNVEKV
- the fdhD gene encoding formate dehydrogenase accessory sulfurtransferase FdhD, which produces MLSPVSGARQIAVWQRDALQQPQPDWLAEEVPVALVYNGISHVVMMATPKDLEAFAIGFSLSEGIIASPADIFGIDVVTVCQGIEVQVELSSRRFMALKEQRRAMAGRTGCGVCGVEQLAEIGKPVEPLPFTHSFALEHLDHALNQLKSFQPVGQLTGCTHAAAWVTPAGELSLGCEDVGRHVALDKLLGMRSKEPAAAGAVLVSSRASYEMVQKSAMCGVEILFAVSAATQLAVEVAQRCNLTLVGFSKPGRATVYTHPQRLL
- the fdhE gene encoding formate dehydrogenase accessory protein FdhE is translated as MTIRIIPQERLEKSDLMAAETIPPLLFPRLKQLYTRRAARLRQLAEKNPLGDYLRFAAVIATAQEIVLYDHPLEMDLRKRLEESAQQGKPPLDINTLPRDAHWQRLLHSLIAELKPEMTGQALSVLENLEKASSAELEGMASALFANEFSRVSSDRAPFIWAALSLYWAQMAALIPGKARAEAGEQRQFCPVCASVPVTSIIHMGGGREGLRYLHCNLCESEWHVVRAKCSNCEQTHDLHYWSLDSENPAIKAESCGDCGTYLKMLYQDKDPAVEPVADDLASLILDARMEQEGFARSSLNPFLFPGE
- the fdxH gene encoding formate dehydrogenase subunit beta, with translation MAYQSQDIIRRSATSGLTPPPQARDHQLEVAKLIDVTTCIGCKACQVACSEWNDLRDEVGSNVGVYDNPADLSAKSWTVMRFSEVEENGRLEWLIRKDGCMHCADPGCLKSCPSEGAIIQYANGIVDFQSEQCIGCGYCIAGCPFNVPRINAQDNRAYKCTLCVDRVNVGQEPACVKTCPTGAIHFGSKEEMKTLAAERVSELNTRGFANAGLYDPAGVGGTHVMYVLHHADRPALYHGLPQDPAISPAVTFWKGIWKPLAALGFAASFASMAFHYIGVGPNRADEDEQDEEENR